Proteins co-encoded in one Rattus rattus isolate New Zealand chromosome 5, Rrattus_CSIRO_v1, whole genome shotgun sequence genomic window:
- the Commd7 gene encoding COMM domain-containing protein 7 isoform X3, translated as MGRLHCTQDPVPEAVRGDMQQLNQLGAQQFSALTEVLFHFLTEPKEVERFLAQLSEFATTNQISLGPLKSIMKSLLLVPNGALKKGLTAEQVRTDLLTLGLSEEKATYFSEKWKQNAPTLAQWAIGQTLMINQLIDMEWRFGVTSGSSELEKVGSIFLQLKLVVKKGKQTENLYIELTLPQFYSFLHEMERVRASMECLS; from the exons ATGGGCCGGCTACATTGCACGCAGGACCCGGTGCCCGAGGCCGTGCGTGGCGACATGCAGCAGCTGAACCAGCTGGGCGCGCAG CAGTTCTCGGCCCTGACAGAAGTGCTTTTCCATTTCCTAACTGAGCCCAAAGAG GTGGAGCGCTTTCTGGCTCAGCTCTCTGAATTCGCCACCACCAATCAGATCAGCCTTGGCCCCCTCAAAAGCATCATGAAAAGTCTCCTTCTGGTTCCAAATG GTGCATTGAAGAAGGGCCTCACTGCCGAGCAGGTGCGCACTGATCTCCTGACGCTAG GTCTCAGTGAGGAGAAAGCCACTTACTTTTCTGAAAAG TGGAAGCAGAATGCTCCGACTCTCGCACAGTGGGCCATTGGTCAGACCCTGATGATCAACCAGCTGATTGATATGGAGTGGAGGTTTGGAG tgacGTCTGGAAGCAGTGAATTAGAGAAAGTGGGAAGCATATTTTTACAG TTAAAGCTGGTggttaagaaaggaaaacaaactgaaaatttGTACATAG AATTAACCTTGCCTCAGTTCTACAGCTTCCTGCACGAGATGGAGAGAGTCAGAGCGAGCATGGAGTGCCTCAGCTGA
- the Commd7 gene encoding COMM domain-containing protein 7 isoform X1, with protein sequence MGRLHCTQDPVPEAVRGDMQQLNQLGAQQFSALTEVLFHFLTEPKEVERFLAQLSEFATTNQISLGPLKSIMKSLLLVPNGALKKGLTAEQVRTDLLTLGLSEEKATYFSEKWKQNAPTLAQWAIGQTLMINQLIDMEWRFGVTSGSSELEKVGSIFLQV encoded by the exons ATGGGCCGGCTACATTGCACGCAGGACCCGGTGCCCGAGGCCGTGCGTGGCGACATGCAGCAGCTGAACCAGCTGGGCGCGCAG CAGTTCTCGGCCCTGACAGAAGTGCTTTTCCATTTCCTAACTGAGCCCAAAGAG GTGGAGCGCTTTCTGGCTCAGCTCTCTGAATTCGCCACCACCAATCAGATCAGCCTTGGCCCCCTCAAAAGCATCATGAAAAGTCTCCTTCTGGTTCCAAATG GTGCATTGAAGAAGGGCCTCACTGCCGAGCAGGTGCGCACTGATCTCCTGACGCTAG GTCTCAGTGAGGAGAAAGCCACTTACTTTTCTGAAAAG TGGAAGCAGAATGCTCCGACTCTCGCACAGTGGGCCATTGGTCAGACCCTGATGATCAACCAGCTGATTGATATGGAGTGGAGGTTTGGAG tgacGTCTGGAAGCAGTGAATTAGAGAAAGTGGGAAGCATATTTTTACAG GTTTGA
- the Commd7 gene encoding COMM domain-containing protein 7 isoform X2, with amino-acid sequence MGRLHCTQDPVPEAVRGDMQQLNQLGAQQFSALTEVLFHFLTEPKEVERFLAQLSEFATTNQISLGPLKSIMKSLLLVPNGALKKGLTAEQVRTDLLTLGLSEEKATYFSEKWKQNAPTLAQWAIGQTLMINQLIDMEWRFGVTSGSSELEKVGSIFLQVSLWSVVTGEGSTWLKVIQSRAWWHRFVTPHNQEVRTSEVQGQFGLHEALPQIVFY; translated from the exons ATGGGCCGGCTACATTGCACGCAGGACCCGGTGCCCGAGGCCGTGCGTGGCGACATGCAGCAGCTGAACCAGCTGGGCGCGCAG CAGTTCTCGGCCCTGACAGAAGTGCTTTTCCATTTCCTAACTGAGCCCAAAGAG GTGGAGCGCTTTCTGGCTCAGCTCTCTGAATTCGCCACCACCAATCAGATCAGCCTTGGCCCCCTCAAAAGCATCATGAAAAGTCTCCTTCTGGTTCCAAATG GTGCATTGAAGAAGGGCCTCACTGCCGAGCAGGTGCGCACTGATCTCCTGACGCTAG GTCTCAGTGAGGAGAAAGCCACTTACTTTTCTGAAAAG TGGAAGCAGAATGCTCCGACTCTCGCACAGTGGGCCATTGGTCAGACCCTGATGATCAACCAGCTGATTGATATGGAGTGGAGGTTTGGAG tgacGTCTGGAAGCAGTGAATTAGAGAAAGTGGGAAGCATATTTTTACAGGTAAGCCTGTGGTCAGTGGTGACGGGGGAGGGATCAACCTGGTTAAAAGTTATCCaaagccgggcatggtggcacaggtttGTAACACCCCACAATCAAGAGGTTCgaacatcagaagttcaaggccagtttgggcttcATGAGGCACTTCCTcaaattgttttttattag